The following proteins come from a genomic window of Methanocella conradii HZ254:
- a CDS encoding cofactor-independent phosphoglycerate mutase: MKYAVILGDGMSDYPVKELNGKTPLMCANKPNMDFMARHARHYGLCQTTVEGLPAGSDVANMAALGYDPARYYNGRGPLEAMSMGVRLKPDDVAFRCNLITIKDGAIFDYSAGHVTSEEAAELIAYLDEAMGGNGVKFYPGVSYRHLLVLRKGAGAICDAPHDYVGEPVDAHMPRGDGHELLAELIINSWKLLAGHPVNIKRVAAGKNPANSIWPWGQGRAPAMPQFREKYGLTGSVISAVDLIKGLGAYAGLDVINVPGATGYLDTDYSAKARYALKSLEERDFVFVHIEAPDEAGHEGMVEEKVKAIENIDKKVVGPMLDGMRRLGDFRLMVLPDHPTPLSIKTHARDPVPYIIYDSRHVIDTGKTYDERSVSDGFFIGQGFKLMDLFIRDAV; the protein is encoded by the coding sequence ATGAAGTACGCAGTCATCCTCGGAGACGGGATGTCCGACTATCCCGTCAAGGAGCTAAACGGCAAGACTCCGCTGATGTGCGCAAACAAGCCGAACATGGATTTCATGGCACGACACGCCCGCCACTACGGCCTCTGCCAGACCACCGTGGAAGGCCTACCGGCGGGCAGCGACGTGGCAAACATGGCAGCGCTGGGCTATGACCCGGCCAGGTATTATAATGGGAGGGGGCCGCTGGAGGCCATGAGCATGGGCGTAAGGCTGAAGCCCGACGACGTGGCGTTCAGGTGCAACCTTATCACTATAAAGGACGGGGCCATTTTTGACTATAGCGCAGGCCACGTCACGTCTGAAGAGGCCGCTGAGCTTATAGCTTACCTGGATGAGGCTATGGGGGGTAATGGCGTGAAGTTCTATCCAGGGGTGAGCTATCGCCATTTACTCGTCTTAAGAAAGGGTGCAGGAGCGATCTGTGACGCTCCCCATGATTACGTGGGAGAGCCGGTGGATGCTCACATGCCCAGGGGGGATGGGCACGAGCTTTTGGCGGAGCTAATCATAAACTCGTGGAAGCTGCTCGCCGGCCACCCGGTAAATATAAAGCGAGTCGCGGCGGGCAAGAACCCCGCGAACTCGATATGGCCATGGGGCCAGGGGAGGGCGCCGGCCATGCCGCAATTCCGCGAAAAGTACGGGCTGACGGGCTCGGTCATCTCCGCAGTGGACCTGATAAAGGGCCTGGGAGCGTACGCTGGCCTGGATGTCATTAACGTGCCCGGGGCTACAGGCTACCTGGATACCGACTACTCGGCTAAGGCGAGGTATGCCCTCAAGTCCCTGGAGGAGAGGGACTTCGTCTTCGTCCATATAGAGGCGCCCGACGAGGCCGGCCACGAGGGCATGGTGGAGGAGAAGGTGAAGGCCATCGAGAATATCGATAAAAAGGTGGTTGGCCCGATGCTCGATGGCATGCGGAGGCTCGGCGACTTCAGGCTCATGGTGCTGCCCGACCATCCTACGCCCCTCTCAATCAAGACGCACGCCAGGGACCCTGTACCATACATAATATATGACTCAAGGCACGTTATAGATACGGGTAAGACATATGATGAGAGGTCCGTGTCGGACGGCTTCTTTATCGGGCAGGGGTTCAAGCTTATGGATTTATTTATAAGGGATGCCGTTTAG
- a CDS encoding PGF-CTERM sorting domain-containing protein, with translation MKNTIKAALAVLVIMSVMAVMLPAFADKPTYRDLDYPPAIDNVTKGSVTGTVSTAGNATNGIANAYIAIVNASNTSQEYYNTTSNEYGRYAFTGVNATFNSVKRYGYNSAGENTTYANGGTGEVYRIYAYAEKYGEGYSNPFGIDSAATPCAVETSVVIFTKPARIELRAEKTSVLANGEDKVKITAYVYDTLGNPVADGYPINFTVGNATNNTWNTPGFSTWTYKNGSLNANDTRDVNNVATNDGSASVQFGWVPRGMGGYNSTVWAYYADNPNINASIRIYFTSPTASWSGYVVDSFGRAYGGITVTLHAIGHNSTVENYEFYTMDRTTSQSLPFTGLFVFDDIVLQYDDFVIDYGYVSANATITDNRTVGGQSDAYKMNETRTSVGVIVLHIPPPDAIKLTAEKDTILVGGQDDWIIAQLYLDGLPYKRSGIDVTFSSDNDTVATLPKVKTNVTDDNGQAWILLTSNKTRGKVNVTGTAQIMFGHNLTDTTTVRVVGWGTVSGMVTDQNKNGVPNANVTLWNVKWNTTTYTGSDGDYTVGGWENTKIVKIPENPQLSNDGRTAAIGTYTYFRVPEDVYNVTAEKDGHVYYAVFCLGSWPGDVEAYKDATEIPPSEFGTATHNIAIPDYVYISPVTSPSPTASAPTPTPTPTPTPTPTPTPGFEAVFALAGLLGVAYLIARKEN, from the coding sequence ATGAAAAATACTATTAAGGCAGCATTAGCAGTACTAGTAATAATGTCCGTTATGGCCGTAATGTTGCCAGCCTTCGCTGATAAGCCGACTTATAGGGATTTAGACTATCCGCCGGCGATTGACAACGTTACAAAGGGCAGCGTGACTGGTACGGTTTCAACGGCTGGTAATGCTACAAACGGCATTGCCAACGCTTATATCGCCATAGTCAATGCTTCCAACACGAGCCAGGAGTACTATAACACTACTTCGAACGAGTATGGCAGATACGCGTTTACTGGCGTGAACGCCACCTTCAACAGCGTTAAGCGTTATGGTTATAACTCTGCTGGAGAAAATACCACATATGCGAATGGTGGAACTGGCGAAGTGTACAGGATCTACGCTTATGCAGAGAAGTATGGTGAAGGCTACTCCAACCCGTTCGGCATTGACTCCGCAGCCACTCCCTGCGCAGTAGAAACGTCTGTCGTCATCTTTACCAAGCCCGCCAGGATTGAGCTGAGGGCTGAGAAGACCAGCGTACTTGCTAACGGCGAAGACAAGGTTAAGATAACCGCTTACGTGTACGATACGCTGGGCAACCCGGTCGCCGACGGCTACCCGATCAACTTCACGGTAGGTAACGCGACAAACAACACCTGGAACACTCCAGGATTCAGCACCTGGACCTATAAGAATGGTAGCCTGAATGCGAATGACACTCGGGATGTTAATAACGTGGCCACCAACGATGGCAGCGCCAGCGTCCAGTTCGGCTGGGTGCCACGCGGCATGGGAGGCTATAACTCGACCGTCTGGGCATACTATGCGGACAACCCGAACATAAACGCTAGCATCAGGATCTACTTCACGTCCCCGACGGCCTCATGGAGCGGCTACGTGGTTGACTCCTTCGGCAGAGCCTATGGTGGCATAACCGTCACGTTACACGCTATAGGACACAACTCAACTGTCGAAAATTACGAGTTCTACACCATGGATAGGACTACCAGCCAGAGCCTGCCATTCACCGGCCTGTTCGTCTTCGACGACATAGTGTTGCAGTACGATGACTTCGTCATCGACTATGGCTATGTATCGGCCAACGCTACTATCACCGACAACAGGACGGTAGGAGGCCAGAGCGACGCCTACAAGATGAACGAGACCAGGACTTCTGTAGGCGTGATAGTCCTACACATCCCGCCGCCAGACGCGATAAAGCTCACCGCTGAGAAGGATACGATCCTCGTGGGCGGCCAGGATGACTGGATCATCGCACAGCTCTACCTGGACGGCCTGCCGTACAAGAGGTCTGGCATCGACGTGACCTTCTCATCCGACAATGACACGGTAGCCACGCTGCCCAAGGTCAAGACTAACGTCACAGACGATAACGGTCAGGCGTGGATACTGCTGACCTCCAACAAGACGAGGGGTAAGGTTAACGTCACAGGTACCGCCCAGATCATGTTCGGGCACAACCTAACGGACACGACCACCGTTCGTGTAGTGGGCTGGGGCACCGTGTCGGGCATGGTGACCGACCAGAACAAGAACGGTGTCCCGAACGCCAACGTAACCCTCTGGAACGTCAAGTGGAATACGACAACCTACACTGGCTCCGATGGAGACTACACGGTTGGCGGATGGGAGAACACCAAGATCGTGAAGATACCCGAGAACCCGCAGCTATCCAACGATGGCAGGACGGCGGCAATCGGTACGTATACGTACTTCAGGGTACCGGAGGACGTCTACAACGTGACGGCTGAGAAGGACGGCCACGTATACTATGCAGTCTTCTGCCTGGGTTCGTGGCCTGGCGATGTTGAAGCATACAAGGATGCTACGGAGATCCCGCCATCCGAGTTCGGTACAGCTACCCACAACATAGCTATACCTGACTACGTGTACATATCGCCCGTGACATCGCCGTCTCCGACGGCAAGCGCGCCGACGCCAACCCCGACCCCAACGCCAACCCCGACCCCAACGCCGACTCCGGGCTTTGAGGCGGTGTTCGCGCTGGCCGGCCTGCTCGGCGTTGCGTACCTGATTGCGAGGAAGGAGAACTAA